In a genomic window of Methylovirgula sp. 4M-Z18:
- a CDS encoding amino acid synthesis family protein has translation MSAKIRKIVTFVEETHSEMGQAIVPPTRRAAAVAVIENPFAGRYEADLSPLIDMSEELGALLAARAVAALGIEGAKAESYGKAAAVGENGELEHAAALLHPKLGTPIRKALGKGAALIPSSKKRGGPGVVLDIPLGHKDAAYVRSHFDGMEVRIADAPRPNEIMLAVAVTDSGRPLPRVGGLTKDQIKGEDGLR, from the coding sequence ATGAGCGCCAAAATTCGCAAAATTGTCACCTTCGTCGAGGAAACTCACAGCGAGATGGGACAGGCCATCGTGCCGCCGACCCGCCGCGCCGCCGCCGTCGCCGTGATCGAGAACCCATTCGCCGGACGGTATGAAGCTGATCTCTCGCCGCTCATCGACATGAGCGAGGAACTCGGCGCGCTGCTCGCCGCCCGCGCTGTCGCAGCACTCGGGATCGAAGGCGCGAAGGCCGAAAGCTATGGCAAGGCGGCCGCGGTCGGCGAAAATGGCGAGCTCGAACATGCCGCTGCTCTGCTGCACCCCAAACTCGGCACACCGATCCGCAAGGCGCTTGGCAAGGGCGCCGCGCTCATCCCTTCCTCGAAAAAGCGCGGCGGCCCTGGCGTCGTGCTGGACATTCCGCTCGGGCACAAGGATGCGGCCTATGTGCGCAGCCATTTCGACGGCATGGAGGTGCGCATTGCCGATGCGCCGCGCCCCAACGAGATCATGCTGGCTGTCGCCGTCACCGACAGCGGGCGCCCGTTGCCGCGCGTCGGCGGCTTGACCAAAGATCAGATAAAAGGCGAGGATG